A stretch of Aeromicrobium tamlense DNA encodes these proteins:
- a CDS encoding RrF2 family transcriptional regulator produces MRVSTKADYALRALIELAAEPGDKPVTADELGRRQDIPHGFLQSILGDLRKAGVLIAQRGQSGGWRLARPAYAVTIADVIRAVDGPIVSIYGLRPEAVTYNGRAESLKPVWIAARDALREVLETVTIEQLAEGNLPSSVLKRTEHTEAWQSR; encoded by the coding sequence GTGAGAGTCTCGACGAAGGCCGACTACGCGCTGCGCGCGCTGATCGAGCTGGCGGCCGAGCCGGGCGACAAGCCGGTGACCGCCGACGAGCTCGGACGACGCCAGGACATCCCCCACGGGTTCCTCCAGTCGATCCTCGGCGACCTGCGCAAGGCCGGCGTCCTCATCGCCCAGCGCGGCCAGTCCGGCGGCTGGAGGCTCGCCCGACCCGCCTACGCCGTGACGATCGCCGACGTCATTCGCGCGGTCGACGGCCCGATCGTCTCGATCTACGGCCTCCGTCCCGAGGCGGTCACGTACAACGGTCGCGCCGAGAGCCTCAAGCCCGTGTGGATCGCCGCGCGCGACGCCCTGCGCGAGGTGCTGGAGACGGTCACGATCGAGCAGCTCGCCGAGGGCAACCTGCCGTCGTCCGTGCTCAAGCGCACCGAGCACACGGAGGCGTGGCAGTCGCGCTGA
- a CDS encoding asparaginase, whose amino-acid sequence MTRADSPNDVSTLTAAPLAHVVRGELVESVHLGHLVALGADGEPVLELGDPGVTMWPRSSVKPFQAVAMVRHGLDLPDRLMALAAASHNGEPDHVAGALAILACAGLDEGALRNTPDLPWGSTAMRDWLAAGQGPERISQNCSGKHAAMLLTCVTAGWDTETYLQPDHPLQRAIRETVGELTGVPVTTETVDGCGAPLFATTVTGLARGFARVAAAPTSDPESAEARVARAMAAHPDMVAGGQRPTTTLMRAVPGLVAKDGADGIFAAGLPDGRAVAFKVLDGGERPLAPVLVTALDALGAFDGDGVDHEAVASLRERDVLGAGRPVGAIRAAF is encoded by the coding sequence GTGACCCGCGCCGACTCCCCGAACGACGTCTCGACCCTCACCGCCGCCCCGCTCGCGCACGTGGTGCGCGGCGAGCTCGTCGAGTCGGTGCACCTGGGCCATCTCGTGGCGCTCGGCGCCGACGGCGAGCCGGTGCTGGAGCTCGGCGACCCGGGCGTGACGATGTGGCCGCGGTCCAGCGTCAAGCCGTTCCAGGCGGTCGCGATGGTGCGTCACGGGCTCGACCTGCCCGATCGGCTGATGGCGCTCGCCGCCGCCAGCCACAACGGCGAGCCCGACCACGTCGCCGGCGCGCTCGCGATCCTGGCCTGCGCGGGCCTCGACGAGGGGGCCCTGCGCAACACGCCCGACCTGCCGTGGGGATCCACCGCGATGCGCGACTGGCTCGCCGCCGGGCAGGGTCCCGAGCGGATCAGCCAGAACTGCTCGGGCAAGCACGCGGCGATGCTGCTGACCTGCGTCACCGCGGGCTGGGACACCGAGACCTACCTGCAGCCCGACCACCCGCTCCAGCGGGCGATCCGCGAGACCGTCGGCGAGCTCACGGGCGTGCCCGTCACGACCGAGACGGTCGACGGCTGCGGAGCGCCGCTGTTCGCCACGACGGTCACGGGCCTCGCGCGGGGATTCGCCCGCGTGGCGGCCGCTCCGACGAGCGATCCGGAGTCCGCCGAGGCTCGCGTCGCGCGCGCCATGGCGGCCCATCCCGACATGGTCGCCGGCGGTCAGCGGCCCACCACCACGCTCATGCGCGCGGTCCCCGGGCTGGTCGCCAAGGACGGCGCTGACGGGATCTTCGCCGCGGGTCTGCCCGACGGCCGCGCCGTGGCGTTCAAGGTGCTCGACGGCGGCGAGCGTCCCCTGGCTCCCGTCCTCGTCACGGCCCTCGACGCGCTGGGCGCGTTCGACGGGGACGGCGTGGACCACGAGGCCGTCGCGTCGCTGCGCGAGCGTGACGTGCTGGGCGCCGGGCGCCCCGTCGGCGCGATCCGCGCCGCGTTCTGA
- a CDS encoding alkaline phosphatase family protein → MSQIAPVGWAEERVVAVRRSRWVPRVADVMQALWTVLVTTAAVTLGLWSVGETVDDKVQLIVFVIVAMFLVDVVLAGPLRLLASRGSVLLAMALGLGAQVVVLGTAISLGARADLDVGETLVVLLVASAVMAVGRWFSGATDSGYVVGAATARTARALGRARSDPGGRGVLVVQLDGLALPVLRRAIAGGQAPNIARWIGSSHALTGWWATIPCTTPASMAGFLHGSPDVPAFRWWDRRSGRLLAAGNPADSRLVESRFPPDSGLLRDGSAISTTYTGGSSRAYLTISKATRVRDLGSGSTYLAFFIRPFLLPGAIVMTVGEVLKELHQGYRQRARDVQPRIPRKGGYVVLRGVTNVLLRKLNLSLVAEEMAHGSPLIFVDFVDYDEIAHHAGPERPESMRAIEGLDGVLGALEGVARSVATRYDLVLVSDHGQSLGAPFSDLAGVSFPEHVAALMRTDQSDASLLTTTEGGEERGPVNALVSSVVGEGQRRPEKVVADSEDPEVVVTGGGNLGMVWFPRLAERPALSQVDGTWPNLVPGLLASPGVGLVMGTDDTGEPIVFGPAGARALGADGTVTGEDPLRAYPSRTAADLARLHGLQDCGDLVVISTVDELGGIHAFEGQVGSHGGIGGPQNHAVLVHPRGWKVDPDLTEPVPELGDSPVLVGAWSVHRQLRTWAGLP, encoded by the coding sequence GTGAGCCAGATCGCACCCGTCGGCTGGGCCGAGGAGCGCGTCGTCGCCGTCCGGCGCTCTCGGTGGGTGCCGCGCGTCGCCGACGTGATGCAGGCGCTGTGGACGGTCCTCGTCACCACCGCCGCGGTCACCCTCGGCCTGTGGTCCGTCGGCGAGACCGTCGACGACAAGGTGCAGCTGATCGTCTTCGTGATCGTCGCGATGTTCCTCGTCGACGTCGTCCTCGCCGGTCCGCTGCGGCTGCTGGCCTCGCGCGGCAGCGTGCTGCTGGCGATGGCGCTCGGCCTCGGCGCGCAGGTGGTCGTGCTGGGTACGGCGATCAGCCTCGGCGCCCGGGCCGACCTCGACGTCGGCGAGACGCTCGTCGTCCTGCTCGTCGCGTCGGCGGTCATGGCCGTCGGACGCTGGTTCTCCGGCGCGACCGACAGCGGCTACGTCGTCGGCGCCGCGACGGCGCGCACCGCGCGCGCCCTCGGGCGGGCGCGGTCCGACCCCGGCGGCCGCGGCGTGCTGGTCGTCCAGCTCGACGGACTGGCCCTGCCCGTGCTGCGCCGCGCGATCGCCGGCGGGCAGGCGCCCAACATCGCCCGCTGGATCGGCTCGAGCCACGCGCTGACGGGCTGGTGGGCCACGATCCCCTGCACCACGCCGGCCAGCATGGCGGGCTTCCTGCACGGCAGCCCCGACGTGCCCGCGTTCCGCTGGTGGGACCGGCGCTCGGGTCGTCTGCTCGCTGCGGGCAACCCGGCCGATTCGCGCTTGGTCGAGTCGCGGTTCCCGCCCGACTCGGGCCTGCTGCGCGACGGGAGCGCCATCAGCACGACCTACACGGGCGGCTCGTCGCGCGCGTACCTGACGATCAGCAAGGCCACCCGCGTCCGCGACCTGGGGTCCGGCTCCACGTACCTCGCGTTCTTCATCCGGCCCTTCCTGCTGCCCGGGGCGATCGTCATGACCGTCGGCGAGGTGCTCAAGGAGCTGCACCAGGGGTACCGCCAGCGCGCTCGCGACGTGCAGCCGCGCATCCCCCGCAAGGGCGGCTACGTCGTGCTGCGCGGTGTGACGAACGTGCTGCTGCGCAAGCTCAACCTGTCGCTCGTCGCCGAGGAGATGGCGCACGGCTCGCCGCTGATCTTCGTGGACTTCGTGGACTACGACGAGATCGCCCACCACGCCGGTCCCGAGCGCCCCGAGTCGATGCGCGCGATCGAGGGCCTCGACGGGGTCCTCGGTGCGCTCGAGGGCGTGGCGCGCTCGGTGGCGACGCGGTACGACCTCGTCCTGGTCTCGGACCACGGCCAGAGCCTGGGCGCCCCGTTCTCCGACCTCGCCGGCGTCTCGTTCCCCGAGCACGTGGCGGCGCTGATGCGCACCGACCAGTCCGACGCGTCGCTGCTCACCACCACCGAGGGTGGCGAGGAGCGTGGTCCCGTCAACGCCCTGGTCTCCAGCGTCGTCGGCGAGGGCCAGCGACGCCCCGAGAAGGTCGTGGCCGACTCCGAGGATCCCGAGGTCGTCGTCACCGGCGGTGGCAACCTCGGCATGGTGTGGTTCCCCCGCCTGGCGGAGCGGCCCGCGCTGTCGCAGGTCGACGGCACGTGGCCGAACCTCGTGCCGGGCCTGTTGGCCAGTCCGGGCGTCGGACTCGTCATGGGCACCGACGACACGGGCGAGCCGATCGTGTTCGGGCCCGCAGGCGCACGCGCGCTCGGCGCGGACGGCACGGTGACGGGCGAGGACCCGCTGCGGGCCTACCCCTCGCGTACCGCGGCCGACCTCGCCCGGCTGCACGGCCTGCAGGACTGCGGCGACCTCGTCGTGATCTCCACGGTGGACGAGCTCGGCGGCATCCACGCGTTCGAGGGGCAGGTCGGCTCGCACGGCGGCATCGGCGGTCCGCAGAACCACGCGGTGCTCGTGCACCCGCGCGGCTGGAAGGTCGACCCCGACCTGACCGAGCCCGTGCCCGAGCTCGGCGACTCCCCCGTGCTGGTGGGCGCGTGGAGCGTGCACCGCCAGCTCCGCACGTGGGCGGGACTCCCGTGA
- a CDS encoding MBL fold metallo-hydrolase, with amino-acid sequence MTAVTWWGHSFATVELPGATVVTDPLMVRRLFHVRRASPPPPSAATRADLVLVSHLHHDHLHVPTLRRFDDTVPIVVPRGAVPAVRPLERLVTIEVSPGDRLQVAGVDIEVLPARHDGRRDKRPGAAEAPSVGYRFGRDGTTCWYPGDTGVMDFRAVRPVDLALVPIGGWGPSLGHGHLDPVQAVEAVRQVGARWIVPVHHGTYWPVVLRSSGPTHEEWFTRPAGRFLEAAAEAGLADHVVAPPMGVRTPLPRGTMPM; translated from the coding sequence ATGACGGCGGTGACCTGGTGGGGGCACTCGTTCGCCACGGTCGAGCTGCCCGGAGCGACCGTCGTGACCGACCCGCTCATGGTGCGCCGCCTGTTCCACGTGCGGCGCGCCTCGCCCCCGCCGCCGTCGGCGGCGACCCGCGCCGACCTCGTCCTGGTCTCCCACCTGCACCACGACCACCTGCACGTGCCGACGCTGCGGCGGTTCGACGACACCGTCCCGATCGTCGTCCCGCGCGGGGCGGTGCCCGCCGTGCGACCGCTCGAGCGGCTCGTCACGATCGAGGTGTCCCCCGGCGACCGTCTCCAGGTCGCGGGCGTCGACATCGAGGTCCTCCCCGCCCGCCACGACGGCCGGCGCGACAAGCGACCTGGTGCGGCCGAGGCGCCATCGGTCGGCTACCGGTTCGGTCGCGACGGCACGACGTGCTGGTACCCCGGCGACACCGGGGTGATGGACTTCCGCGCCGTCCGCCCCGTGGACCTCGCGCTCGTGCCGATCGGCGGCTGGGGCCCGTCCCTCGGCCACGGCCACCTCGACCCCGTGCAGGCCGTCGAGGCCGTGCGGCAGGTCGGCGCGCGCTGGATCGTGCCGGTCCACCACGGCACCTACTGGCCCGTGGTGCTGCGGTCCTCGGGGCCGACACACGAGGAGTGGTTCACCCGGCCGGCCGGCCGCTTCCTCGAGGCCGCCGCCGAGGCCGGCCTGGCCGACCACGTGGTGGCGCCGCCGATGGGCGTCCGGACGCCCCTGCCGCGTGGGACGATGCCGATGTGA
- a CDS encoding class I adenylate-forming enzyme family protein: MTLPYLSDALAQQHGDAPAVADERTALTFAELDARASAVAGRLAAEGFGRGDVLAVMLPNRVELVVCLFAAWRLGGTATPVNPAFTEVEATHQVADSGATLIVVESDDAPTGGARPLTVASLATATPTGAAPVDVSPDDLALLVYTSGSTGRPKGVMLSHANVDAMSATMARHMELTADDHCMLILPLFHVNAVMVSLLAPLRVGGRLTIIGRFSPQTFFGEVERLRPTYFSAVPTIYALLAALPEEVRPDTSSLRFVVCGAAPVSQELLAACERRFGFVMVEGYGLTEGTCASACNPVGPDAVRKLGTVGPALPGQCIAIAGPDGEHLPPGETGEVLIAGPTVMQGYLNKPEATAETVVDGWLHTGDVGRLDEDGYLQLVDRIKDMIIRGGENLYPKEIENAIARIEGVLEVAVVGRHDDVLGEVPVAFVVAYPGAVLTEDDVLAHCRRELTRVKVPAAVDVVEALPKNPVGKIDKPTLRRLVRSA, encoded by the coding sequence ATGACCCTGCCGTATCTCAGCGACGCACTCGCCCAGCAGCACGGCGACGCACCGGCCGTCGCCGACGAGCGGACGGCCCTGACGTTCGCCGAGCTCGACGCCCGCGCGTCCGCCGTGGCGGGACGTCTGGCCGCCGAGGGGTTCGGACGCGGCGACGTCCTGGCCGTGATGCTGCCGAACCGCGTCGAGCTGGTGGTCTGCCTGTTCGCCGCGTGGCGGCTCGGCGGGACGGCCACGCCGGTCAACCCCGCGTTCACCGAGGTCGAGGCCACGCACCAGGTCGCCGACTCCGGAGCGACCCTGATCGTCGTCGAGAGCGACGACGCACCGACCGGCGGCGCCCGACCCCTCACCGTGGCTTCCCTCGCCACGGCCACCCCCACGGGCGCCGCCCCGGTCGATGTCTCGCCCGACGACCTGGCGCTGCTGGTCTACACGAGCGGCTCCACCGGCCGGCCGAAGGGCGTCATGCTGAGCCACGCGAACGTCGACGCGATGTCGGCGACCATGGCGCGGCACATGGAGCTGACGGCGGACGACCACTGCATGCTGATCCTGCCGCTGTTCCACGTCAACGCGGTCATGGTCTCCCTGCTCGCGCCGCTGCGGGTCGGCGGCCGGCTGACGATCATCGGGCGCTTCAGCCCCCAGACGTTCTTCGGCGAGGTCGAGCGGCTGCGCCCCACCTACTTCTCGGCCGTGCCGACGATCTACGCGCTGCTCGCGGCGTTGCCCGAGGAGGTCCGTCCCGACACGTCGTCGCTGCGGTTCGTCGTGTGCGGCGCGGCGCCGGTGTCGCAGGAGCTGCTGGCGGCCTGCGAGCGTCGGTTCGGCTTCGTGATGGTCGAGGGCTACGGCCTGACCGAGGGCACGTGCGCCTCGGCCTGCAACCCGGTCGGCCCCGACGCCGTGCGCAAGCTCGGCACCGTCGGCCCGGCGCTCCCGGGCCAGTGCATCGCCATCGCCGGACCGGACGGCGAGCACCTGCCCCCGGGCGAGACCGGCGAGGTCCTCATCGCCGGCCCCACCGTCATGCAGGGCTACCTGAACAAGCCCGAGGCCACCGCCGAGACGGTCGTCGACGGCTGGCTGCACACCGGCGACGTGGGCCGGCTCGACGAGGACGGCTACCTCCAGCTCGTCGACCGGATCAAGGACATGATCATCCGCGGCGGCGAGAACCTGTATCCCAAGGAGATCGAGAACGCGATCGCGCGCATCGAGGGCGTCCTCGAGGTGGCGGTCGTCGGCCGCCACGACGACGTCCTGGGCGAGGTTCCCGTCGCGTTCGTCGTCGCCTACCCCGGCGCGGTGCTGACCGAGGACGACGTCCTCGCGCACTGCCGGCGCGAGCTCACCCGGGTGAAGGTCCCGGCTGCCGTCGACGTCGTCGAGGCACTGCCGAAGAACCCGGTCGGAAAGATCGACAAGCCCACCCTGCGCCGACTCGTGCGCAGCGCCTGA
- a CDS encoding DUF3556 domain-containing protein, with the protein MGFTTADMPPVDPERFEQMPVMDRMRLLAVHWADYGFGGPKQMHAIYLVKTIAFIVGGWLVVGLTTPGLGLLSLGDWWGELIVYQKLMVWIVLWEITGHAASWGPLSFKFGPFTGGWKYWTKVGTLRCPPYGDTVPGTGGAARSVFDVALYLALVAMLVVALVLPGQQTDAAYSEVGMIASWPLVAYFVGLVVMAFRDKVVFLASRPEQYALCLLAFATLSSHVDMVLVAKIAMVTIWLGAGVSKFGHHLTFVVQAMMSNTPWLTSKRFKRSLYRDVENEDLMPTRMAFGWAHIGGTVVELVLPLVLLFSTNATITWLAIAGMMAFHLFIYSTYPLAVPLEWNIFFIFVTPFLFGGFMAGDGYGIGDFSSPWLLAAVLVGFLTGPILGNLKPEWVSFLISMRQYAGNWASGTMAFRMNGAEDKLDAGLVKGMRIQREQLAALYGYDVAEVFLQKCVAFRSMHSHGRVQLALMQRHVDALENYRLREGEVVCTVLLGWQFGDGHLFDERTIAAVQQRCGFEPGEWVTTFTESQPIHTTKVQYKVIDAALGVVERGWYDVRDAVSEQPWIPNGVQHTVTWQAPGYRPAGELSGEEKVAT; encoded by the coding sequence ATGGGATTCACGACAGCGGACATGCCACCGGTCGATCCGGAGCGGTTCGAGCAGATGCCGGTGATGGACCGGATGAGGCTGCTCGCGGTGCACTGGGCCGACTACGGCTTCGGCGGGCCCAAGCAGATGCACGCGATCTACCTGGTCAAGACGATCGCCTTCATCGTCGGCGGCTGGCTCGTCGTCGGGCTCACCACGCCCGGGCTGGGCCTGCTGTCCCTCGGCGACTGGTGGGGCGAGCTGATCGTCTACCAGAAGCTGATGGTCTGGATCGTGCTGTGGGAGATCACGGGGCACGCGGCCTCGTGGGGACCGCTCTCGTTCAAGTTCGGGCCGTTCACCGGCGGCTGGAAGTACTGGACGAAGGTCGGCACCCTGCGCTGCCCGCCCTACGGGGACACGGTCCCCGGCACGGGCGGCGCGGCCCGGAGCGTCTTCGACGTCGCGCTCTACCTGGCCCTCGTGGCGATGCTCGTCGTCGCCCTGGTCCTGCCCGGGCAGCAGACCGACGCGGCCTACTCCGAGGTCGGCATGATCGCGTCCTGGCCGCTCGTCGCCTACTTCGTGGGCCTCGTGGTCATGGCGTTCCGCGACAAGGTCGTCTTCCTGGCCTCGCGTCCCGAGCAGTACGCGCTGTGCCTGCTGGCCTTCGCCACGCTGTCCTCGCACGTCGACATGGTGCTGGTCGCCAAGATCGCGATGGTCACGATCTGGCTCGGCGCCGGCGTCTCCAAGTTCGGCCACCACCTGACGTTCGTCGTCCAGGCGATGATGAGCAACACCCCGTGGCTGACCTCGAAGCGGTTCAAGCGCTCGCTCTACCGCGACGTCGAGAACGAGGACCTCATGCCCACGAGGATGGCGTTCGGGTGGGCGCACATCGGCGGCACCGTCGTGGAGCTCGTGCTGCCGCTCGTGCTGCTGTTCTCGACGAACGCGACGATCACGTGGCTCGCGATCGCCGGCATGATGGCGTTCCACCTGTTCATCTACTCCACCTACCCGCTCGCGGTGCCGCTGGAGTGGAACATCTTCTTCATCTTCGTGACGCCGTTCCTGTTCGGCGGGTTCATGGCCGGCGACGGCTACGGCATCGGCGACTTCTCCAGCCCGTGGCTGCTCGCGGCCGTGCTGGTCGGCTTCCTGACCGGCCCGATCCTGGGCAACCTCAAGCCCGAGTGGGTCTCGTTCCTCATCTCCATGCGCCAGTACGCCGGCAACTGGGCGTCGGGCACGATGGCGTTCCGGATGAACGGCGCCGAGGACAAGCTCGACGCGGGTCTGGTGAAGGGCATGAGGATCCAGCGCGAGCAGCTCGCCGCCCTGTACGGCTACGACGTGGCCGAGGTCTTCCTGCAGAAGTGCGTCGCGTTCCGCAGCATGCACAGCCACGGCCGGGTGCAGCTCGCACTCATGCAGCGACACGTCGACGCCCTCGAGAACTACCGGCTCCGTGAGGGCGAGGTCGTCTGCACGGTGCTGCTGGGCTGGCAGTTCGGCGACGGCCACCTGTTCGACGAGCGCACGATTGCGGCGGTGCAGCAGCGCTGCGGCTTCGAGCCCGGCGAGTGGGTCACCACGTTCACCGAGTCGCAGCCGATCCACACCACGAAGGTGCAGTACAAGGTGATCGACGCGGCCCTGGGTGTCGTCGAGCGCGGGTGGTACGACGTGCGCGATGCTGTGTCCGAGCAGCCCTGGATCCCGAACGGCGTCCAGCACACGGTCACGTGGCAGGCGCCCGGCTACCGTCCGGCGGGGGAGCTGTCCGGTGAGGAGAAGGTGGCGACGTGA
- a CDS encoding phytoene desaturase family protein, with protein sequence MTTAVVVGSGPNGLAAALTLAAAGVEVEVLEAADEIGGGTRSGHYTVDGVLHDECSGFHPLAVDTAFSRAFDLAAEGLAWRWPEVQYAHPLDGGSGAAVWRDVDRTAQALGESGAAYRRLFGPLSDRFDKIATEFLQPIVHVPRHPIALAGFGVASLLPATWLGRMLRSPESAALFAGVAAHAFRPLGSPLSSAIGVALGTAAHRYGWPVAEGGTAAISRAMEQLLAEHGGKVTTGVRVTGRDQLAHADIVMLDTTPGAAADILGDALPPRVARAYRRYRYGPGAFQVALAVEGGIPWTHEPTRAAGTVHLGGSMAQIATAEREVWRGRMPERPFVLLGQQSQADPGRRAGDVHPIDAYAHVPSGYDGDATEAILAQIERFAPGVRERVVGMSVRSTEQITRDNANYVGGDIVTGANTPRQLIFRPRVALDPYATGVPGTWLCSAATPPGAGAHGMCGHLAARRALRRAGIAGTIGP encoded by the coding sequence GTGACGACGGCGGTGGTGGTCGGCAGCGGTCCGAACGGGCTCGCTGCCGCCCTCACCCTCGCCGCCGCCGGCGTCGAGGTCGAGGTGCTCGAGGCCGCCGACGAGATCGGCGGCGGCACCCGCAGCGGCCACTACACGGTCGACGGGGTGCTGCACGACGAGTGCTCGGGGTTCCACCCGCTCGCGGTCGACACGGCCTTCAGTCGAGCGTTCGACCTGGCGGCGGAGGGCCTGGCCTGGCGGTGGCCCGAGGTGCAGTACGCGCACCCGCTCGACGGCGGCTCCGGCGCTGCGGTGTGGCGCGACGTCGACCGCACGGCGCAGGCGCTGGGGGAGTCCGGCGCGGCCTACCGGAGGCTGTTCGGCCCGCTGTCCGACCGGTTCGACAAGATCGCCACCGAGTTCCTCCAGCCGATCGTCCACGTGCCGCGGCACCCGATCGCCCTGGCCGGCTTCGGCGTGGCCAGCCTGCTGCCGGCCACGTGGCTCGGCCGGATGCTGCGGTCGCCGGAGTCGGCGGCGCTGTTCGCCGGCGTCGCGGCCCACGCGTTCCGGCCGCTGGGCTCGCCGCTGTCGTCCGCGATCGGCGTCGCCCTCGGCACGGCGGCCCACCGCTACGGGTGGCCCGTCGCCGAGGGCGGCACCGCGGCGATCTCGCGCGCCATGGAGCAGCTGCTGGCGGAGCACGGCGGGAAGGTCACCACGGGCGTCCGCGTGACCGGCCGCGACCAGCTCGCGCACGCCGACATCGTCATGCTCGACACCACGCCGGGAGCCGCCGCCGACATCCTCGGGGACGCCCTGCCGCCGCGCGTGGCCCGGGCCTACCGCCGCTACCGCTACGGACCCGGCGCGTTCCAGGTCGCGCTCGCGGTCGAGGGCGGGATCCCGTGGACCCACGAGCCCACGCGTGCCGCGGGCACGGTCCACCTGGGCGGCTCGATGGCGCAGATCGCCACGGCTGAGCGCGAGGTCTGGCGCGGCCGGATGCCCGAACGGCCCTTCGTCCTGCTGGGCCAGCAGTCGCAGGCCGACCCGGGCCGCCGCGCGGGGGACGTGCACCCGATCGACGCCTACGCGCACGTCCCGTCCGGGTACGACGGCGACGCCACCGAGGCGATCCTGGCCCAGATCGAGCGGTTCGCGCCGGGCGTGCGCGAGCGCGTCGTCGGCATGTCGGTGCGCTCCACCGAGCAGATCACCCGCGACAACGCGAACTACGTGGGAGGCGACATCGTGACCGGCGCGAACACGCCGCGGCAGCTGATCTTCCGTCCGCGGGTCGCGCTCGACCCGTACGCCACCGGCGTCCCCGGCACGTGGCTGTGCTCGGCGGCCACCCCGCCGGGCGCGGGCGCCCACGGGATGTGCGGCCATCTCGCCGCCCGCAGGGCCTTGCGCCGCGCGGGCATCGCCGGGACCATCGGGCCATGA
- a CDS encoding PucR family transcriptional regulator: protein MTQPLTGAGPDAAEVRRLVATMGQRLAEQQPYLTRVLTDNIRSISDLDLDQPLIDLLDASVDSNINTIVHLLINAIPVERIQAPTAAVEYALRLAQRGVPSYSLVRAYQLGQEYLMTVVLQEFEQVDADRAHTLRAVRVIADAVYQYIDWICLHLLDRYEDERGRWATTSGNVASAMLQGLLRGVDTSVHDFESETGYRMDQHHVGLVLWSRDPGGITDALLTMERISRELDARIGTGTPPLFSAIDRTTGWLWMGRGRHAEPIDRVVAEVLAKFPDLGAAVGLPEPGIDGFRRTHAQARDTFELALTAGDRIGQVVGFGDRGIALISLLLQQPGGLQRWVRDVLGPLGEVSPAAARARATLGAWLDHDRNFQATAEALQVHRNTVKYRIERITADLDDRLGDRRVDLELALLACRLLGDELLVEPDGHRRPGQG, encoded by the coding sequence ATGACGCAGCCGCTGACCGGGGCGGGACCCGACGCCGCCGAGGTCCGACGGCTCGTGGCGACGATGGGACAGCGGCTCGCCGAGCAGCAGCCCTACCTGACCCGCGTGCTCACCGACAACATCCGGTCGATCAGCGACCTCGACCTCGACCAGCCGCTCATCGACCTGCTGGACGCCAGCGTCGACAGCAACATCAACACGATCGTCCACCTGCTCATCAACGCGATCCCGGTGGAGCGGATCCAGGCGCCCACCGCGGCCGTCGAGTACGCGCTGCGGCTCGCGCAGCGCGGCGTCCCGTCGTACTCCCTCGTGCGGGCCTACCAGCTGGGCCAGGAGTACCTCATGACCGTGGTGCTGCAGGAGTTCGAGCAGGTCGACGCCGACCGCGCCCACACCCTGCGGGCGGTCCGCGTCATCGCCGACGCGGTCTACCAGTACATCGACTGGATCTGCCTGCACCTGCTGGATCGCTACGAGGACGAGCGGGGCCGCTGGGCGACCACCTCGGGCAACGTCGCCTCGGCGATGCTGCAGGGCCTGCTGCGCGGCGTGGACACGTCGGTGCACGACTTCGAGTCCGAGACCGGCTACCGGATGGACCAGCACCACGTCGGCCTCGTGCTGTGGTCGCGCGATCCCGGCGGCATCACCGACGCGCTGCTCACGATGGAGCGGATCAGCCGCGAGCTCGACGCGCGGATCGGCACCGGCACGCCGCCGTTGTTCTCCGCCATCGACCGCACCACCGGCTGGCTGTGGATGGGCCGGGGGCGTCACGCCGAGCCGATCGACCGCGTGGTGGCCGAGGTGCTGGCGAAGTTCCCGGATCTCGGTGCCGCCGTCGGCCTGCCCGAGCCGGGCATCGACGGCTTCCGGCGCACGCACGCGCAGGCGCGCGACACGTTCGAGCTGGCGCTCACGGCCGGTGACCGCATCGGCCAGGTGGTGGGGTTCGGCGACCGGGGCATCGCCCTGATCTCCCTGCTGCTGCAGCAGCCCGGAGGCCTGCAGCGCTGGGTGCGCGACGTGCTGGGGCCGCTCGGCGAGGTCTCGCCCGCGGCGGCCCGGGCACGGGCCACGCTCGGTGCGTGGCTCGACCACGACCGGAACTTCCAGGCGACGGCCGAGGCGCTGCAGGTACACCGGAACACGGTGAAGTACCGCATCGAGCGGATCACGGCCGACCTCGACGACCGCCTGGGCGACCGTCGGGTCGACCTCGAGCTCGCGCTGCTGGCCTGCCGGCTGCTCGGCGACGAGCTGCTCGTGGAGCCGGACGGCCACCGCCGGCCCGGCCAGGGCTGA